One region of Opitutaceae bacterium genomic DNA includes:
- the fliS gene encoding flagellar export chaperone FliS produces MAPPFGYARAYQAQSILTASPGQLVLMLFDGSLRFLNQAREAFAQDQDSPRRIENINASLVRAQNIIVELRATLNLSEGGDYAATLDRLYEYYLRRLIEANIRKQVEPVIEVSNLIQQLRDGWAEMLRKEFTNHFDATRGVA; encoded by the coding sequence ATGGCGCCTCCTTTCGGTTACGCCCGCGCGTACCAAGCCCAGTCAATCCTGACGGCCAGCCCGGGCCAGCTCGTCCTGATGTTGTTTGACGGCTCCCTCCGGTTCTTGAATCAGGCCAGGGAGGCCTTCGCCCAGGATCAGGACAGCCCGCGCAGGATCGAAAACATCAACGCGTCGCTGGTCCGCGCGCAGAACATCATCGTTGAGCTCCGCGCCACCTTGAATCTCTCGGAAGGCGGAGACTACGCCGCCACCCTCGATCGACTGTACGAGTACTACCTGCGCCGCCTCATCGAGGCAAATATACGGAAGCAGGTCGAGCCGGTGATCGAGGTTTCAAATCTGATACAGCAGCTCCGCGACGGTTGGGCGGAGATGCTCCGAAAGGAATTCACCAACCATTTCGACGCCACCCGTGGTGTCGCCTGA
- a CDS encoding PAS domain S-box protein has translation MIRSLENSTDAVAILGGSNGDLIVDVNTAFERVTGIARSTALGSCLSQVIGSGSWHAIDECLRLSQMFRGTVGISRGNGSVLHLDVSTFPAPGAEEDSVRWAVALRDVSEQVERDRALHQREEQLRLLAESIRDLVAVHRPGDGGCLYASPAARTILGYEPEEMINRSLYELIHPENLAQAREIFDGHVNGRPESTFVHRMRRRDGGHVWVETTSKTRSSKDCSPEIVSTMRDVSRRKAAEASLTAMHGLLSAVHEAVPLGLCLLDSGGRVQLCNRSFSALFSAEPAGLAGRPITPRIPIQDIEAAARRPGALHTTTLSRREGMDFPAELSVTPVRFTSETWRLVTLTDLTERRRIEARLREAGQLESLGTLAGGVAHDFNNLLTIILGYAGLLVDSAGDPVALNRAAQAIIEAGSRGAEVVRQLQLFANQHDLEFTMVDLRGLIEDTIEKTRADRPSHVLVSCTFNHEHARIPMDPTQVAIGLQQLLRNACDAMPQGGTIHVLTGDHPPPGIAAGEFPASLWVTIEDNGSGMDDSTRARIFEPFFARDRGSAVRGLGLAVVYGIMRAHHGMIEVESTPGRGTRVHLAFPRASIDDRQDPHPGTGDRSPAPVPRSTKHVLVVEDETDIAHLWEDIFTSEGIPMVWVRSGEEALRHLADHRDEIGVLFSDIGLPGINGWQVAQHFRAELPNLPLILASGAFRPGDRTQANLAEPLVCLPKPFPPAEIVSHILAMLPAAN, from the coding sequence ATGATCCGTTCTCTGGAGAATTCAACCGACGCGGTGGCCATTTTGGGCGGCTCCAACGGTGATCTCATCGTGGATGTCAACACCGCCTTTGAACGCGTCACGGGCATCGCTCGCTCGACAGCCCTGGGAAGCTGCCTGTCTCAGGTGATTGGCAGCGGGTCGTGGCATGCAATCGACGAGTGCCTTCGGCTCTCACAGATGTTCCGTGGCACCGTTGGAATTTCGCGAGGGAATGGCTCGGTTCTTCACCTTGATGTCTCCACCTTTCCCGCCCCGGGTGCGGAGGAGGACAGCGTTCGCTGGGCGGTGGCTCTGCGCGACGTCTCAGAGCAGGTCGAACGGGATCGCGCCCTGCATCAGAGGGAGGAGCAGCTCCGACTTCTGGCCGAATCCATTCGCGATCTGGTTGCCGTCCACCGCCCAGGGGACGGTGGCTGTCTCTACGCTTCGCCGGCGGCGCGGACAATACTCGGCTACGAGCCAGAGGAGATGATCAACCGTTCACTTTACGAGTTGATTCACCCCGAAAACCTGGCGCAGGCGCGAGAGATCTTTGACGGCCATGTGAACGGACGCCCCGAGAGCACGTTCGTTCATCGCATGCGTCGCCGGGACGGAGGCCATGTCTGGGTTGAAACCACAAGCAAAACCAGGTCCAGCAAGGACTGTTCCCCGGAGATTGTGTCGACGATGCGCGATGTCAGCCGCCGGAAGGCTGCCGAGGCTTCTCTGACCGCGATGCATGGGCTCTTGAGCGCCGTCCATGAAGCCGTCCCTCTCGGGCTCTGCCTGCTCGACAGCGGAGGCAGGGTTCAGCTCTGCAACCGCTCATTCTCCGCTCTGTTTTCCGCAGAGCCCGCCGGGCTCGCAGGCAGGCCCATCACACCGAGAATCCCCATCCAGGACATTGAGGCTGCCGCCAGGCGCCCAGGCGCGCTTCACACCACCACGCTCAGCCGTCGCGAGGGCATGGACTTCCCCGCCGAACTATCCGTCACCCCGGTCCGCTTCACCAGCGAGACATGGCGCCTCGTCACCCTGACCGACCTGACCGAACGCCGCCGCATCGAGGCCCGATTGCGCGAAGCCGGCCAGCTTGAGAGCCTTGGAACCCTCGCGGGCGGAGTTGCCCACGACTTCAACAATCTCCTGACGATCATCCTCGGATACGCGGGATTGCTGGTCGATAGCGCCGGTGATCCCGTCGCATTGAATCGCGCGGCTCAGGCGATCATCGAGGCGGGCAGCCGGGGAGCGGAGGTCGTTCGCCAGCTTCAGCTTTTTGCGAACCAGCACGATCTTGAGTTCACGATGGTCGACCTGCGGGGTCTGATCGAGGACACCATCGAAAAAACCCGCGCGGACCGCCCTTCGCATGTCCTGGTGTCCTGCACTTTCAACCATGAGCACGCTCGCATCCCGATGGACCCCACCCAGGTGGCGATCGGACTGCAGCAGCTGCTGCGCAATGCCTGCGATGCGATGCCTCAGGGCGGCACAATACATGTCCTCACTGGAGATCATCCCCCGCCGGGCATCGCGGCCGGCGAGTTTCCCGCCTCGCTGTGGGTGACGATTGAGGACAATGGAAGCGGCATGGATGATTCGACCCGGGCTCGAATCTTTGAGCCTTTTTTCGCCAGAGACAGAGGCTCCGCAGTTCGCGGCCTTGGACTCGCCGTCGTATACGGCATCATGCGTGCACACCACGGAATGATTGAGGTTGAGAGCACTCCGGGACGGGGAACCCGCGTCCATCTTGCGTTTCCCCGAGCCTCGATCGACGACAGGCAGGATCCTCATCCGGGCACGGGTGACCGCAGCCCTGCGCCCGTTCCACGCTCCACGAAGCACGTGCTCGTTGTCGAAGACGAAACCGACATCGCTCATCTTTGGGAAGACATCTTCACGTCGGAGGGAATTCCCATGGTCTGGGTTCGAAGCGGAGAGGAGGCGCTGCGCCATCTCGCGGACCACCGCGACGAAATCGGCGTGCTCTTTTCCGATATCGGACTGCCGGGCATCAACGGCTGGCAGGTCGCCCAGCATTTTCGAGCCGAACTGCCAAACCTCCCGCTGATACTTGCAAGCGGCGCCTTCAGGCCGGGCGATCGCACCCAGGCCAATCTGGCTGAACCACTCGTCTGCCTTCCGAAGCCCTTTCCTCCCGCAGAAATCGTCTCACACATCCTCGCCATGCTCCCGGCAGCCAACTAG
- a CDS encoding sigma-54-dependent Fis family transcriptional regulator, which yields MSLERILVLDDEPIIQKVLEELFRRKKYTVSIAGSIAQAESMIARESFDLVMLDVRLPDGDGQQLLERLATLPDKPLVVMMTGHGTIESAVACMRSGAFDYLIKPFSPSQIEIVLKKADAFRQLVKVNRYFSEQDGGDGDLLGRTPPILRLRQLIERVAPTDATVLITGENGTGKEMVARELWKNSPRRAEAYIKVNCAALSEQLIESELFGHEKGSFTGATDRREGRFELANRGTLLLDEVSEIPANLQAKLLRVLQEREFERVGGTKTIKVNVRILATSNRDLMQFVERGSFRSDLYYRLNVFPIQVPALRERPDDILLLADSFLRRFARKHGVKIPGFTDNASAALINYPWPGNVRELQNTLERAVILSEDGRPVTTAALGLPSLARSASLLGMQHPASSPQPAPPPAAAGFAPVQPTGPSVTDTWTPPSAAAMHPESTGSREPPEDSVDDSGIAASDSGKIAHEVIPLNELERRAILAALRSTGGNRTRTAELLNISIRTLRNKIHEYRAEGLEIESGRD from the coding sequence ATGTCTCTCGAACGAATCCTGGTCCTCGACGACGAGCCGATCATCCAGAAGGTGCTGGAGGAACTCTTTCGCCGCAAGAAATACACCGTCAGCATCGCCGGTTCGATCGCCCAGGCGGAATCGATGATTGCGCGCGAGAGTTTCGACCTGGTGATGCTTGATGTCCGCCTGCCAGATGGCGATGGCCAGCAGTTGCTTGAACGTCTGGCCACGCTGCCCGACAAGCCGCTTGTCGTCATGATGACCGGACATGGCACCATCGAGAGCGCGGTCGCGTGCATGCGGAGCGGCGCGTTCGACTACCTGATCAAGCCGTTTTCTCCATCCCAGATCGAAATCGTCCTCAAGAAGGCCGATGCATTCCGGCAACTGGTCAAGGTCAACCGCTACTTCAGTGAGCAGGATGGCGGCGATGGTGACCTGCTGGGCAGAACTCCACCGATTCTCCGCCTGCGCCAGCTCATCGAACGTGTCGCTCCAACGGATGCCACCGTGCTGATCACCGGAGAGAACGGCACCGGCAAGGAGATGGTGGCCCGGGAGCTTTGGAAGAACTCCCCCAGGCGCGCCGAGGCCTACATCAAGGTCAACTGCGCGGCACTCTCCGAACAATTGATCGAGAGTGAACTGTTCGGACACGAGAAGGGCTCGTTCACCGGCGCGACGGATCGGCGTGAGGGGCGCTTCGAGCTGGCAAACCGCGGCACGCTCCTGCTCGACGAGGTTTCGGAAATCCCCGCGAATCTCCAGGCAAAGCTGCTGCGCGTGCTGCAGGAGCGCGAATTCGAGCGCGTCGGAGGCACCAAGACCATCAAGGTCAATGTCCGCATCCTCGCGACCTCAAATCGCGATCTCATGCAGTTTGTGGAGCGCGGATCCTTCCGCTCCGACCTGTACTATCGCCTGAACGTTTTCCCCATTCAGGTGCCGGCGCTGCGCGAGCGTCCCGACGACATCCTGCTGCTCGCCGACTCATTCCTCCGTCGTTTCGCGCGCAAGCACGGTGTCAAGATTCCTGGCTTCACCGACAATGCATCCGCCGCCCTGATCAACTATCCCTGGCCTGGAAATGTCCGGGAACTCCAGAACACACTGGAACGCGCCGTGATCCTCTCGGAAGACGGACGACCTGTCACGACAGCCGCCCTTGGACTTCCCTCGCTCGCCCGCTCCGCCAGTCTCCTGGGCATGCAGCACCCCGCGTCATCCCCGCAGCCGGCGCCGCCCCCCGCTGCCGCCGGTTTCGCACCTGTCCAACCGACCGGGCCATCGGTCACCGACACCTGGACACCGCCGTCGGCCGCGGCGATGCATCCCGAGTCAACAGGGAGTCGGGAACCGCCTGAAGATTCAGTCGACGATTCCGGGATTGCCGCGTCGGATTCCGGGAAAATCGCGCACGAGGTCATACCGTTGAATGAACTCGAAAGGCGGGCGATTCTCGCCGCGCTTAGGAGCACGGGAGGCAATCGCACCCGCACCGCTGAACTTCTCAATATTTCGATTCGAACCCTGAGAAACAAGATTCATGAATACCGAGCCGAAGGATTGGAGATCGAGTCCGGGCGCGACTGA
- a CDS encoding YicC family protein → MRSMTGYGRASAGIGDRTVTVQVSSVNRKTLDLTIKLPDVWAALEAMVTERVRGAVTRGRVQVDFELSGCAERDAPVWNETAIEVALERLAALAERRGVRFTPTPELLWSIASSQHGIDDPPPVEMVRDPVISVLDEALAGLASMRAREGTALLTDLLGRLGKLEMHADAIADRAPGVSSNYRDQLLTRLRQAGLELELNDERVLREIALFADRCDISEELTRFRSHLDQLTSLLKSDAEIGRKAEFILQEMGREVNTMGSKANDMVISRAVIELKNELERIREQIANVE, encoded by the coding sequence ATGCGCAGCATGACCGGGTATGGCCGGGCGAGCGCAGGAATCGGAGATCGCACGGTCACGGTGCAGGTGAGCTCGGTCAACAGGAAGACCCTTGATCTCACGATCAAGCTCCCCGATGTGTGGGCGGCCCTTGAGGCGATGGTCACGGAGCGTGTCCGAGGAGCGGTGACGCGAGGCAGAGTGCAGGTTGATTTCGAGCTGAGCGGATGTGCAGAGAGGGATGCGCCGGTGTGGAATGAAACGGCCATTGAGGTCGCGCTTGAGCGGCTGGCGGCGCTCGCGGAGCGCCGCGGCGTCAGATTCACTCCGACGCCGGAACTGCTCTGGAGCATAGCCAGCTCGCAGCACGGAATCGATGATCCGCCGCCTGTTGAAATGGTGCGCGATCCCGTGATCTCGGTGCTGGACGAGGCGCTCGCGGGTCTGGCGTCGATGCGCGCCCGCGAAGGGACAGCGTTGCTCACTGATCTCCTTGGGCGGCTTGGGAAGCTCGAGATGCATGCCGATGCGATTGCTGATCGCGCGCCCGGAGTTTCCTCCAACTACCGGGACCAGTTGTTGACCAGGCTGCGACAGGCAGGACTCGAGCTTGAATTGAACGACGAGCGTGTTTTGCGTGAAATCGCCCTGTTTGCTGATCGCTGCGACATTTCGGAGGAGCTCACGAGGTTCAGGAGCCATTTGGATCAACTGACGTCCCTCTTGAAGTCGGACGCTGAGATCGGACGAAAGGCCGAATTCATCCTGCAGGAGATGGGGCGCGAGGTGAACACGATGGGAAGCAAGGCGAATGACATGGTCATTTCCCGTGCGGTGATTGAGCTGAAAAACGAGCTGGAGCGGATTCGGGAGCAGATCGCCAACGTGGAGTAG
- the trpB gene encoding tryptophan synthase subunit beta — MPATDIINPETLPDQSGHFGRYGGVFVPETLMTALAELGDAYASARRDPAFEEELTGHLKEFAGRPTELYFARRLTEYCGGAKIYLKREDLLHTGAHKINNALGQALLARRMGKQRIIAETGAGQHGVATAAVCAKFGLECVVYMGAVDMERQALNVFRMRLMGAEVRSVEAGQRTLKDAVNEAMRDWVTNVRGTHYILGSALGAHPYPMMVRDFHRMIGREAKAQLLAREGRLPDEMIACVGGGSNAIGFFFDFLGDGGVKLIGVEAGGRGIRRGEHAARFEGGRLGVLQGSKTYILQNEDGQIELTHSVSAGLDYAAIGPEHAFYRDQGRIEYAYACDDEVISTFQLVSRLEGILPALESTHALVHGMKRARALRSNQIVVINLSGRGDKDVNQVARMLDVKL, encoded by the coding sequence ATGCCTGCGACTGATATCATCAATCCCGAGACTCTGCCGGACCAATCCGGCCATTTTGGCCGATATGGAGGCGTCTTTGTTCCGGAGACGTTGATGACCGCGCTTGCCGAGCTGGGGGATGCCTATGCATCGGCACGACGGGATCCAGCGTTCGAGGAGGAGTTGACGGGACACCTCAAGGAATTTGCCGGGCGTCCGACGGAACTCTACTTCGCCCGTCGTCTCACCGAGTATTGTGGCGGAGCAAAAATCTACCTGAAGCGGGAGGACCTGCTTCACACCGGAGCACACAAGATCAACAACGCCCTCGGCCAGGCGCTGCTCGCCAGGAGAATGGGCAAGCAGCGCATCATCGCCGAGACGGGTGCGGGGCAGCACGGGGTCGCCACCGCGGCGGTGTGCGCCAAGTTCGGTCTCGAGTGCGTGGTTTACATGGGCGCTGTCGACATGGAGAGGCAGGCGCTCAATGTTTTCCGCATGCGCCTGATGGGCGCCGAGGTTCGCAGTGTGGAGGCGGGGCAGAGAACCCTGAAGGATGCGGTGAATGAGGCGATGCGCGACTGGGTCACGAACGTGCGAGGCACGCACTATATTCTCGGATCGGCGTTGGGCGCGCATCCGTATCCGATGATGGTGCGCGATTTTCACCGGATGATCGGGAGGGAGGCGAAGGCGCAACTGCTGGCCCGCGAAGGCCGCCTCCCGGATGAAATGATCGCGTGCGTCGGCGGTGGCTCCAATGCGATTGGATTCTTCTTCGATTTTCTGGGCGACGGCGGTGTGAAGCTCATCGGAGTCGAGGCGGGCGGGCGCGGCATTCGTCGCGGCGAGCACGCGGCCCGTTTCGAAGGCGGACGTCTTGGCGTGCTCCAGGGGAGCAAGACATACATTCTGCAGAACGAGGATGGTCAGATTGAACTGACCCACTCGGTGAGCGCCGGTCTCGACTACGCGGCGATCGGGCCGGAGCACGCCTTCTATCGGGATCAGGGCCGCATCGAATACGCGTACGCCTGCGACGATGAAGTGATATCGACTTTCCAGCTTGTCTCGAGGTTGGAGGGAATTTTGCCAGCGCTGGAATCCACGCATGCGCTCGTCCACGGCATGAAGCGCGCGCGCGCCTTGCGCAGCAATCAGATCGTGGTGATCAACCTTTCCGGCCGCGGCGACAAGGATGTCAACCAGGTGGCCCGGATGCTGGATGTGAAGCTATGA
- a CDS encoding type II toxin-antitoxin system VapC family toxin, which yields MPTVVDSSGWIEYFTGGPNSSHFAAAIRSTGKLVVPSISITEVYRWTLREASLSHALAAAATMKQGQVVALDDRLAVIAAEISHRFKLTLADGIIYATARIASANLLTQDSDLDGLPGVKYFRHPGRMS from the coding sequence ATGCCTACGGTAGTGGACTCTTCGGGGTGGATCGAGTATTTTACCGGCGGCCCCAACAGCTCGCATTTCGCTGCAGCGATACGTTCGACAGGGAAATTGGTGGTTCCATCCATTTCAATTACCGAGGTTTATCGATGGACTTTGCGTGAAGCGTCATTGTCGCATGCCCTGGCTGCAGCAGCCACCATGAAACAGGGGCAGGTCGTCGCGCTTGATGATAGGCTGGCCGTTATCGCGGCCGAAATAAGTCATCGCTTCAAGCTGACATTGGCTGACGGAATAATTTACGCAACCGCACGAATTGCGTCAGCCAATCTGCTTACCCAGGACTCTGATTTGGATGGATTGCCGGGAGTCAAGTACTTCAGACACCCTGGCCGCATGAGCTAA
- a CDS encoding AbrB/MazE/SpoVT family DNA-binding domain-containing protein: MTTVTVSPKFQIVIPKAVREGLSLAPGDKVEIVQLEDRIELVPIRPVAAMEGFLKNVRNTFKREADRCLR, translated from the coding sequence ATGACAACTGTAACTGTTTCTCCAAAATTTCAGATAGTGATTCCGAAGGCAGTTCGAGAGGGACTCTCATTGGCGCCGGGCGACAAGGTGGAGATTGTGCAGCTTGAGGACAGGATCGAACTTGTTCCCATCCGTCCTGTTGCTGCGATGGAAGGCTTCCTGAAGAATGTCCGCAATACCTTCAAGCGCGAAGCCGATCGATGCCTACGGTAG
- a CDS encoding AbrB/MazE/SpoVT family DNA-binding domain-containing protein translates to MNITSKGQVTIPQRIRNRFGLKPGTQVDFVAEGGKIVLKPRKRKARMGEEWLAEARGCLQTTKTTDELMRLTRGGI, encoded by the coding sequence ATGAACATTACCAGCAAGGGCCAGGTCACCATCCCCCAGCGGATCCGGAACCGGTTCGGACTCAAGCCTGGAACCCAGGTTGATTTCGTAGCCGAAGGCGGCAAGATCGTGCTCAAGCCACGAAAGCGCAAGGCCCGCATGGGTGAGGAGTGGCTGGCCGAAGCGAGGGGGTGCCTGCAAACGACCAAGACCACCGATGAACTGATGCGGCTCACCCGCGGGGGGATCTGA
- a CDS encoding type II toxin-antitoxin system VapC family toxin, whose product MPWLLDTNVLLDILTNDPTWAEWSSDQFRRAQTKGIVVNPIIFAELAAHFPRKEDLDHFLRPSLFKRLPLPYEAAFSASRAFLAYRRSGGGKTSPLPDFYIGAHAEHDGLTLVTRDAARYRTYFPNVRLVTPKDS is encoded by the coding sequence ATGCCCTGGCTCCTCGACACCAACGTCCTCCTTGACATCCTGACCAACGACCCGACGTGGGCAGAGTGGTCCTCGGACCAGTTCCGTCGCGCACAGACCAAGGGGATTGTTGTCAATCCGATCATCTTCGCCGAACTCGCGGCACATTTTCCGCGAAAGGAGGATCTCGATCACTTTCTGCGGCCGTCACTCTTCAAACGCCTGCCCCTTCCCTATGAAGCGGCATTCTCCGCCAGCCGCGCCTTTCTCGCCTACCGGCGATCCGGTGGGGGAAAGACCTCCCCGCTGCCCGACTTTTATATCGGAGCGCACGCGGAGCACGACGGCTTGACCCTGGTGACTCGAGACGCGGCAAGATACCGGACATATTTCCCGAACGTGCGGCTGGTCACCCCGAAGGACTCATAG
- a CDS encoding STAS domain-containing protein: MLESHNSVYLADVSADPVAIRIEGRASFQNSACLQDFVKALIDQGRYRFTIDFGGCTGMDSTFLGVLAGAALQVRKHAPPGSLTLLRIEGRNLELVRNLGLHRILNIEEAEGTTQSATAAQAIPCVDRSELEQAKVALQAHENLVEAEEGNRGKFQDVLHFLRKRIDEEKP; the protein is encoded by the coding sequence ATGTTGGAGAGTCACAATTCCGTTTACCTGGCTGACGTGTCAGCTGATCCCGTCGCCATACGAATCGAGGGCCGCGCCTCGTTTCAGAACAGCGCCTGTCTTCAGGACTTCGTCAAGGCGCTGATCGACCAGGGAAGGTATCGGTTCACGATCGACTTTGGCGGGTGCACCGGCATGGACAGCACGTTTCTGGGCGTGCTGGCCGGTGCGGCGCTGCAGGTGCGGAAGCACGCCCCTCCGGGCAGTTTGACCCTGCTGCGGATTGAGGGAAGAAACCTTGAATTGGTGCGCAACCTCGGGCTGCACCGAATCCTCAATATCGAGGAGGCCGAAGGGACGACCCAGTCCGCAACAGCGGCTCAGGCGATCCCCTGTGTGGATCGCAGTGAGCTGGAGCAGGCGAAGGTGGCGCTGCAGGCCCATGAAAATCTTGTCGAGGCGGAGGAGGGGAACCGAGGCAAGTTCCAGGATGTGCTGCATTTCCTCCGCAAGCGGATAGACGAGGAGAAGCCGTAG